The genomic window GCGCACTCGGCGGCGAACGCGTCGAACGCGGCCTGGAAACCGCCGCCCTGCAGCACCACCTCCTCGACCGGGTCCTGCTCCGGATCGAGGGCGCCGTCGAGGACCATCGCCCGCACGTTCCCCGGGAACGTCTCCGCGTACTCGGTGCCGATCCGGGTGCCGTACGACATACCCAGGTAGCTGAGCTTCGGGTCGCCGAGCACCGACCGGATCACGTCCAGGTCCCGCACCACCTCACGCGTTCCGACGTGCGCGAGCAGCGGCAGCCCCGACCGTTCGGCGCACAGCGCCGCATACGCACGGTTGCGGTCCTCGCTGTGTGCGATCCCCGCCGGGCTCATGTCGACCTCGGGGTCGGCGCGACGGTCGTCGGCCTCCTGCGGGGTCAGACACCGCACCTGCGGCGTCGACGCCCCCACCCCGCGCGGATCGAACCCGATCACGTCGAACCGGTCCGCGATGTCGGTGCCGTCCGCGATCGACGCGAGCGCCAGCCCCGACGCCCCCGGCCCGCCCGGATTGACCAGCAGCGACCCGATCCGTGCGCCCCGCGCCCTCGACCGTGAGATCGCCAGTTCGACGGTGTCGCCTCCGGGGTTCGCGTAGTCGAGGGGAACGGTCACCCGCGCGCAGTCGAGGTCGGGGCCCAGATCCTCGCCGTCGGTCGCGAAGTCGTCGCACGATCCCCAGTCGATCTGCTGCGTGTAGAACGCGTCCAGGCCCGCCGGGATCTCCCCCGCACCCGCGGCCGGCGGCTCTCCCACCGGCGTGCCGGCCACGTTCTGCGACGTGTCGGTCCCGCACCCGGCCACCAGCACGGTCACCGCCGCGATCGCCGTGACCAGGACGGTGCGCGGGCGCAGCGGGCGCAGTCGAAGAGCCATGCCGACGATCGTGCCACGGGCACACGGTGTGACGAACCGCACCGACAGCGCCCTTCGCGGCACCCGGGTCCGGTGGCAGACTGTGGGCGTCAGCACCCCCAACCCGGGGACCCGCAGCGCGGGCCTCGAGGCCAGAAAGGGACAACGATGTCCGACAACGCTGTCTACGGCGGTTCCGCCCCCACTTCCGACGCCCCCAAGCGCAAGACCCGGATCCATCACCTGCAGGCGATGAAGACCGAGGGCGTCCGATGGGCGGAACTGACCGCATACGACTACTCCAGCGCCCGCCTCTTCGAGGAGGCCGGCATTCCTGTGCTGCTCGTCGGCGATTCCGCCGCGAACGTGGTGTACGGCTACGACACCACCGTTCCGGTCACGATCGACGAGATGCTGCCGCTGGTCCGTGGCGTGGTCCGCGGCGCCCCGAACGCCCTGGTGATCGCCGATCTGCCGTTCGGCAGCTACGAGGCGTCGCCGCAGCAGGCACTCGAGACGGCCTTCCGGTTCATGAAGGAAGGCCAGGCGCACGCCGTGAAGCTCGAGGGCGGTGAGCGGGTGGCCCCGCAGATCGCAGCCCTGACCGCCGCCGGCATCCCGGTGCAGGCGCACATCGGTTTCACCCCGCAGTCCGTCAACGGCCTGGGCGGCTTCCGGGTCCAGGGCCGCGGTGACGGTGCCGAGCAGCTCGTCGCCGACGCCATCGCCGTGCAGGAGGCCGGCGCCTTCTCCGTCGTCATGGAGATGGTGCCCGCAGACATCGCCGGCCAGGTGACCCGCAAGCTCACCATCCCCACCGTCGGCATCGGCGCCGGCAACGAATGCGACGCCCAGGTACTGGTGTGGCAGGACATGGCCGGCTACACCAGCGGCAAGACCGCCAAGTTCGTCAAACGGTTCGGAGAGGTGGGTGCATCGCTGCGCGACGCCGCCGCCGCGTACGCCGCCGAGGTCCGCTCCGGCGCCTTCCCCGGCCCCGAACACAGTTTCTAGGCAGCGGAGCCTACTGTGCGCCTTTCCGGTGGTACCCACCACCGGAAAGGCGCACAGCACCTATTTCGAGGAGCATCAGATGACCGGACGCCGTCTCGCGGGCACGATCGCGACCACCGCTGCCCTGGCTGCAGTGGTCACCGGATGTTCGACCGGTGGTGACACTCCGGCACCCGGCACCGCCGCACATGCCACCGCATCCCGGGAACAGCCGACGTCCGCGTCCGCACCGGCGTCGGCGCCGTCTCCGGGGAACACGCTCGGGGTGTCCGACGATCAGGTCGCGCAGTTGTGCAGCGACATCGACGGCCAGCTGCAGAGCTGGCGCACGTACACGCCGACAATCGGCAAGGGCGGGCTCAACACGGCGGTGATCGGGTGGGCGACGTCGAACGGGGTGGATCTGTTGAAGCTTGCGGGTGACCGCGGACAGATCGACACGATCACCTCGGCGCAGTGCCCACAGGTGCGCGACGGCGCCCTGTACGCGCTCGAGATTCCGTCGCTGGCGTCGGCGCTGATCGGGTTCTGAGCGTGCGGACGCTGTATCCGCCGGTGTCACCGCACGAGACGGGGTTCCTGCCGGTCGGTGACGATCAGCGGATCTACTGGGAGGTGAGCGGGAATCCGTCGGGCAAGCCGGTGGTGTTCCTGCACGGCGGTCCCGGTGGCGGCACCGATCCGGCGCATCGCCGGTTCTTCGATCCGGACGCGTACCGGATCGTGTTGTTCGATCAGCGTGGGTGCGGCCGGTCGACACCGCACGTCGCCGACGGCGCGGACCTGTCGGTGAACACCACCGACCACCTCGTCGCCGACATCGAGGCGCTCCGAACGCTTCTCGGGGTGGAGCGCTGGCAGGTGTTCGGCGGCTCGTGGGGGTCGACGCTGGCGCTCGCGTACGCGCAGCGGTTCCCCGACCGGGTCACCGAACTGGTGCTGCGCGGCATCTTCCTGCTGCGCCGCAGCGAGGTCGACTGGTACTACAACGGCGGGGCCGGGCGCCTGTTCCCGGAGCGGTGGGAGCAGTTCCTCGCCCCCGTCCCGCCGGTGGAGCGCACCGGCGATCTCGTCGAGGCCTACCACCGGCTGCTGCACGCCGACGATCCCGACGTCGCGTTGCGGGCGGCGATCGCGTGGTCGGCCTGGGAGGGCGCGACGAGCACTCTGTTGCCGCACCCGGAGCGGGTCGAGGAGACCTCCGACCCGCGATTCGCGTTGGCGTTCGCGCGGATCGAGAACCACTACTTCCGGAACGCCGGTTTCCTCGACGAGGGTCAGCTGCTGCGGGACGCCCCCGCACTGGCGTCGATTCCGGGGGTGATCGTGCAGGGCCGCTACGACGTGGTCTGCCCGGCGACGAGCGCGTGGGAGTTGCATCGGGCGTGGCCGGGGTCGCAGCTGCACATCGTCGACGATGCGGGTCATGCGGCGGCGGAGCCGGGGATCACGCATCACCTGATCGAGGCGACGGACCGCTTCCGCGAGTGACGATTCCGGTCGCGCCGGTCGACGGGGTGACCACGCCGCTGGTAGACCTGGAGTCGTGGCAGCACGGACGACGGTCGCCGCGGTGCTCGTGCCGGCGACGCGCGGACACTACGAGCGGCTGCTGTCGCTCGTGGCCGAGGTGCGGGCCGACGCCCCCGACGCGGTGCATCGTATGCGGGTGGCGACTCGGCGGCTGCGCAGTCTGCTCGGCACCTTCTCCGACGCTTTCCCGCCGGCCGCAACGGTGACGGTGCGCGCCGAGTTGCGCTGGCTCGGCGGGGTTCTCGGGGCCGCCCGTGACGCGGAGGTCCTGGCGGAGCGGTTCGGGGATCTGATCGACGCGCAGCCGACGGATCTGCTGCTCGGGTCGGTGCACCAGCGTCTGGTGGGCACGCAGGAGGATCTGTACCGGGCGGCGCACGCCCGTGTCGTCGACGTGCTCGACGGGCCCCGGTTCGCGGCGCTGTGCGCGCTGCTCGACGAGGTCACCTCCGGCGGTCACGCCGTTCCCACCGAGACGACGGTGCGGGGCGGTCTGGACGCGGCCTACCGGAAGCTCGAGAGGGCCCGCCGGACGGCCCGGAAGACGACCCGGCGGACGGCCTCGGACTCATCGGGCGCCGATGCGGCGTGGCATCGGGTTCGCAAGCGTGCCAAGAGGTTGCGCTACGCGGCGGAGACGGTGGCTGCGCGGGACGCATCCGCGGCGGCCCTGGCGGCGGCCGCGGAGTCCGTGCAGACACTGCTCGGGGAACGCCAGGACGGAGTGCTGGCCCGTGCCCGGATCCTCGACGCCGCCCGGCAGGCCCGGGACGACGACGAGGACACCTTCGCGTACGGCGTCCTGTACGCCGTCGAGCGCGAGCACGCGGACCGAGCCCCGGACGAACTCGCCGACCGGTTGCGGTCGGTCCGGAAGGCCTACCGGGGTCTCGATTTTCGCGGCTGACACCGTTTCCGATCGGTCAGTTGTTCCAGTCCTCGTCGGCGTCGTCGGCCGCTTTGGTGCGCTCCGCCGCGATCTGCAACGCCCGTTCGGCGCTCGCGCGGTCGGGGTAGGGGCCCATCCGGGTGAACACGTCCGACTTCTTGCCCTGCGACACGGAGCCGTCGGACAGGTCGAAATACCACTGATCGTCGTCGCTCATGCCCCTCAGTGTGCCCCGTGCCGGGTCGCATCGGGGGACATCCGCACCGGCGACACGCCCGTTTTGCGAATATCGAACGCTACCGGTACGTACATCTGTGACAAAGCGCTCGAGACTGCTACTCTCTGCGCGTACGGCGCGCTCGCGTCGACGCATTCGCGTCACCGAAGCAGCGGTGCACCCTGTCAGTCATGTACCGACGCGCCCGCGTCACAGATCGGAGTCTCGCATGTCCTACATCATCTTCGATGCCCTGCTCCCGCACCTCGGCAAGACCGGAGCCGAGTACTGGGCCAAGCTCCTCATGATCAACCCGATCGGCGGCTTCTTCCCGCAGTAGGACGCGAACCCTGTAGAGACCACGAACGGCCCCCGGAGATTTCTCCGGGGGCCGTCGTCGTGGACGGGGCGGACGAGTCGGCGTGTAAGCCGGATCCTGTCCCCGGCACCGAAGCGCCGGGTGGCGACCATCCATCTGGGCACACCGTCGCCGGGTACCTCGAGCGGTTCACCCGCAGGCTCGGGCGAGCAGCCCTCGAACACCTGCGCAGCCGCACCGTCACCGGTGCGGCCTTCAACCTTGCTCCGGGCGGGGTTTACCGAGCCACCCCAGTCACCTGGGGTGCTGGTGCGCTCTTACCGCACCTTTTCACCCTTACCGGCGCTTGCACGCCGGCGGTCTGTTCTCTGTGGCACTGTCCCGCGAGTCACCTCGGGTTGCCGTTAGCAACCGCCCTGCTCTGTGGAGTCCGGACTTTCCTCGGCGTCGGGCCTGGTATCTCGATCGATACCGGTTCCCGCTGCCGCGGCCGCCCGGCCAACTCGTCCGCACCGGAAACAATACTGGGTGTGTGCTCCGGTTCCGAACCCGCGGTGTCGGTACCGGACACTATCGTCGGCGCATGACCCGTTACGTGGCACTGTTGCGCGGCATCAACGTCGGCGGTATCCGGATCGCGATGGCCGATCTGCGGCGCGTGTTCACCGATCTCGGTTTCGGTGACGTGAAGACGGTCCTGGCGACCGGCAACGTACTGTTCGACGCCGATACGGCCGACACGGCCGCGTTGAAGTCGACGATCGAGTCCGCCCTGCGGTCGGAGTTCGGCTACGAGGCGTGGGTGATCGTCCTCGATGTCGGCACGGTGCGACGCATCGTCGAGGCGTACCCGTTCGATCCGGACCGGGACGGTCGGCACCCGTACGTGCTGTTCACCACCGATCCCGGCGTGGCGGCCGGTCTGCTCGCGGGCCAGCCGGACCTCGACCCGGAGATCGAGCGCGTGCAGGGCGGCGAGAACGTCGTGTACTGGGAGGTCGAACGCGGGCGGACCCTCGACAGCCCGTTCGGGAAGAGCACGGGAAAACCGAAGCTGAAGGCCTTCACCACGACCCGCAATCTGCGCACCCTGGTGAAGCTGCTGGCCTGATTCCGGCGCCGGGCACGACGAACGGCCCGAACTCGGTACCCACCGGGTTCGGGCCGTTCGGACGCTCCGCTCAGCGGGCGGCGGCGAGGTCCTCGTCGGCGAACGGATCACCCTGGCGCGGTGCGTTGTACAGCGTCTCGTCGAGAATCTTCTCGCGCTTGGCGACGATCGTCGGCACGAGCGCCTGTCCGGTGACGTTGACGGCGGTGCGGCCCATGTCGATGATCGGTTCGACGGCGAGCAGCAGGCCGACGCCGGCGAGCGGCAGGCCCAGCGTGGACAGGGTCAGGGTGAGCATGACGGTCGCGCCGGTGGTGCCGGCGGTGGCGGCGGACCCGATCACGGAGACCACGACGATGAGCAGATAGTCGGTCAGGCTCAGGTTCACACCGTAGAACTCGGCGACGAAGATCGCGGCGATCGCCGGGTAGACAGCGGCGCAGCCGTCCATCTTGGTGGTCGCGCCGAGCGGCACCGCGAACGACGCGTATTCGCGCGGCACCCCGAGATTGCGTTCGGTGACCCGCTCGGTGAGCGGCAGGGTGCCGATCGAGGAACGCGACACGAAACCGAGCTGCGTCGCCGGCCATACACCGGAGAAGAAGTTCTTCACCGACAGTCCGTGGATACGGACGATGGCCGGGTACACGCCGAAGAACACGATCGCGAGACCGATGTAGACGGCGAGAGTGAACATGCCCAGCTGGCCGATCGCGTCCCAGCCGTACGTGGCGACGGCCTTCGCGATGAGGGCGGCGGTGCCGATCGGTGCGAGGCGGATGATCCACCACAGCACCTTCTGCACGATCGCGAGCAGGGAGGCGTTGAAGTTCAGGAACGGCTCGGCCTTCTCGCCGACCTTGAGGGCGGCGATGCCGATCGCGATCGCGACGACGAGCAACTGCAGGACGTTGAAGCTCAGCGACGTGGTCGCGCTCAGGGCACCCGACGCGCTTTCGGTGACGGTCGTCTTGGCGCCCAGGCCGAGGAAGTTCTGTGGAACGAGGCCGGTGAGGAACGCCCACCACGAGCCGCTGCTCTTCGGCTCGGTCGCCTTGGCGGCGTCCACGGTGGAGTTGGCGCCGGGCTGGGTGATCAGGCCGACCGCGATACCGATCAGCACCGCGACGAACGCGGTGATCGCGAACCACAGCAGCGTCTGCACGGCCAGACGCGCGGCGTTGGCGACGTTGCGCAGGTTCGCGATGGAGGAGACGACGGCGGTGAAGATCAGCGGGATGACCGACACGGTCAACAGCCCGACATAGCTCGAGCCGATGGTGGTGACGGTACCGACGAGCCAGTTCGGGTTGCCGTCGGCGGCGTCGGGCATGGCGCGGGCGACGAGGCCGAGGACGATACCGAGGATCAGACCGGCGACGATCTGGGGTCCGAACGACGTTGCCCACGTGGGCAGTGCGCGCCGGGGCGCGCCGAGGGTGGGGGCCGACATGAGGGCCTTTCGCGATGAAGACGGTGGAGCGGCGGCGCACGATCGGTGCGCGTTCTCCGACAGGGACGCAGGGACACACGGGGCACCGGGACATCACCGGGGATGTCCGGGCCTACCCGGACGCGAGTGGTCGGGGCGTGGTCAGGAGCGACAGACGGCACTCGACTGCAGACAGTTGTCGACCCAGCGTCGACAGGTCAGCAGAGTGTTCACAGCGGACACACTACGCCCGCCGTCGCCACCGAATCCAATCGACTGTTCGTTCGGCTACCGATCCGGCCCGGTCACAGGTGCGACGTGTCGTTGACCAGCCGCACCGACGACCCGCCGTCCGGATAGAACTCGGCGATGCTCAGCGACGCCAGATCCAGGTGCAGCCGGTACAGCAGCGACGGCCCCACCCCGAGGGCGAGCTGCAGCAGCGTCTTGATCGGGGTGACGTGCGTGACGACGAGGATGTTGCTGCCCGCGTACGTCGCGGTCAGGTCGTCGCGCACGGTCTCGATCCGGGTCCGTACCTGGTCGAAGCTCTCCCCGCCGGGGGGCCGCACCGACGTGTCCGACAGCCAGCGGCCGTGCACGTCGGGGTCGCGTTCGGACGCCTCGAGGAAGGTGAGCCCCTCCCAGGCACCGAAGTCGGTTTCGATCAGCCCGTCGTGCACCGTGACCGGCAGTCCGAGGGCACCGGCGGCCGCCTCCGCGGTCTCGCGGGCCCGGCCCAGCGGCGACGACACGACCGCCGCGATCGCACCCTTCGCGGCGATCCGTCCGGCCGCGGCCCGCGCCTGCCCGCGACCGAGGGCGGTGAGCGGCGGATTGCCGCGGCCCGAGTAGCGGCGCTCGACGGACAGTTCCGTCTGCCCGTGCCGCAGCAGCAGCATCCGGGTGGGGGCGCCGACCGCGCCGGTCCAGCCGGGTGCCGGCGTCGCCGACTCCTCGACCACATCGGTGCCGGAGTCGACGCCCTCCTCCTCGAATCCCTCGGAGAATCCGGACGTGATCGCGTCGTCGCCGTCCATCGCCTCGTTGGCGAGGCGGTCGGCGTGACCGTTCTCGCTGCGCGGAATCCACGTGTAGGTGACCCGGTCGAACGCCGACGCGACCTCCCGGGCCCGCTGCGCGAGCGGGATCATGTCGGGGTGCTTGACCTTCCAGCGTCCCGACATCTGCTCGACGACGAGCTTGGAGTCCATGCGGACGTCGACCTCGCGGGCGCCGCCGTCGCGGGCCGCGGTCAGGCCCGCGATCAGACCGCGATACTCGGCGACGTTGTTGGTGGCGACGCCGAGGAACTCGCGCCGCTCCGCGAGCACCCGGCCGTGGGCGGCGTCGAACACGACCGCGCCGTAGCCGGCCGGGCCGGGATTACCGCGCGACCCCCCGTCCGCCTCGACGACGACGCGGTCGGTCACAGACCGGATTCCTTGGTGCGCACCATGATTGCACCGCATTCGGGGCAGCGGACGACGACGTCGGCGGGGGTTCCGGCGATACGGGCGATCTCGCCGCGGTCGATCTCGATGCGGCATGCACCGCAGCGGCGGGCCTGCAGCAGTGCCGCCCCCACACCCCGCTGTTCCCGCTGCTTCTCGTAGATCGCGAGCAGCTCGTCAGGGAACAGGCCGATCAGCGCGGCCCGGTCCGCGTCGCACCGCTCCTGCGCCTTCTGCAGGTCGGCGAGGGCGTCGTCGCGGCGACGTTCGGCGTCGATCATCTCGTCCTCGACCTGCGTCAGCCGGGCACCGGCGTGGTCGTGGTCGGCCTGCGACGCCTCCCGACGCTCCATCACCTCGAGCAGTTCGTCCTCGAGCACGGACTGGCGGCGTTCCAGGCTGCCGAGTTCGTGCTGCAGTTCGGTGAGCTGCTTGGGCGCCAGGGTGCCACCCTCGAGGAGCTTCCGGTCCCGCATCTCCCGCTGACGGACGGCGTCGACCTCACCCTCGAGCTTCCGGATGTCGCGGTCGAGGTCGTCGAGCACGATCTCCACGGCCACCGCCGCATCCTTGCGGCCGACCCGCTCGGCCTCGAGCCGCTCGACTTCCTGCTGCTCCGGCAGGGTGCTGCGACGGTGCGCGAGCCGCGTCGACTCGGTGTCCACACCGGCGAGCTGGAGAAGCTTGGACTGCACTGAAGGGTCGACGTTCACGCGTGAAAGCTCCTGCTGTGTTCTTGTACATCGGGGCGCTCGGGTGACCCGAGATCGAGTGTCAACCGTACCCGGCCCGGTCAGTGACAGGCGACGGTCCACGGATCGGTCCGCAGGTCCGTCACCCGCACGTCCCAGCCGTCGACACCGGAGAACCGGGCGTCGAGGACATCCTTCGCCTGCGCGCACCACGGCTGCTCGCTGGCCCAGTGCGCGACGTCGACGAGGGCGGGCCCGCCGGTGCGCAGGTGCTCGTCGGCCGGATGGTGCCGCAGGTCGGCGGTCACGTACGCGTCGGCGCCGAGCCGGGACACGGTCGCGAGGAGGGAATCCCCGGACCCGCCGCACACCGCGACGGTCTGGACGATCCGGTCCGGGTCACCGGCCGCCCGCACCCCCCACTCGGTGCGGGGCAACGCGTCGGCGACGCGGGCGGTGAACGCACGCAACGTCGTCGGCTGCGGCAGCGTCCCGATGCGGCCGAGACCGCGGCGTCCGGGGAAGTCGACGGTCTCGAACACGTCGAAGGCCGGCTCCTCGTACGGGTGCGCGGCACGCAGCGCGGACAGGAGCCGGGTCCGCGCCGTTCGCGGAGCGATCACCTCGACACGGTCCTCACGAACGTGCTCGACGGCACCGACCGAACCGAGGGCGGGGTTCGCACCGGGCATCGGACGGAACTGTCCGTCACCGGTGACGGTCCAGCTGCAGTCGCGGTAGTCGCCGAGTTCCCCGGCACCCGCCGCGAAGAGTGCCTCGCGGACCCGGACGGTGTCGGTGGCCGGCACCGTCACCACCCACTTGTCGGTGGCCCGGTCGGGGATCGGGACGAGCGGGCGGGTGTCGACGAGGCCGAGAGCGGCGGCGAGGGCGTCGGACACACCCGGATCGGCGCGGTCGGCGTTGGTGTGCGCGCTGTACAGGGCGCATCCGCCGCGGATCAGCCGGTGCAGCAGCGCCCCCTTCGGGGTGTGGGCGCCGACGGTGTCGACGCCGCGCAGCAGCAGCGGATGGTGCACCAGCAGTAGCTGGGCGCCGGTTGCGAGGGCCTCGTCGACGACGGCCTCGGTGGCGTCGACGGCGACGACCACCTTCCGCACCTCGTCGGCCGGGTCACCGGCGACGAGTCCGACGGAATCCCACGATTCGGCGAGGGCCGGCGGGTAGGCGGCCTCGAGGGCGGCGATCACGTCGTCCAGGGTCGGAACGGTTTTCGGCGTGGTCACGGGATCTCCTCCAAGACGGCGATCAGTCGTTCGGTCATCGCCTGCGGGCGCACCGCGATCCGCAGGACGTCCGGCCCCAGTCCGGGGAACGTGTCACAGCGACGGACGGCGATGCCGTGCTCCCGCAGCGCGGTCCGCACCCGGTCACCGCCGGGCACGCGCAGCAGCAGGAACGGTGCCGACGCCGGGGTGTGCACGTCGATCCCCGCGGCCCGCAGCAGGTCGACGGCGACGTCCCGGTCGGCGGCGATCCGGCGGGCCTGTCCGGCGGCCTCGGCGACCGCGTGCGGTTCGCTGCACGCGGTGATCGCCTCGAGCTGCAGGCTGCCGACGGGCCAGTGCGCACGCCCCCGGGTGAGGCGCGCCAGTACGTCGGGGTGTCCGAGCGCATAGCCGCAGCGCAGTCCGGCGAGCGCCCACGTCTTGGTGAGGCTGCGCAGCACCAGCACGTCGGGCAGAGACAGGCCGGCCACCGACTGCGGTTCCCCGGGCACGGCGTCCATGAACGCCTCGTCGACGACGACGATCCGGCCGGGCCGGCGCAGCGCGAGCACGTCGGCGGCCGGGTGCAGCACCGACGTCGGGTTGGTGGGGTTGCCGAGCACGACGAGGTCGGCGGAGTCGGGGACGGCGGCCGGGTCGAGCCGGTAGGGCGCGTCGAGGACGACGTGGGTGACCGGGACCGCGGCCTCGCGCAGCGCGAGTTCCGGTTCGGTGAACGACGGGTGGATCAGGGCGGCCTCGCGGGGGGCGAGCCGCGGCAGCATCGCGAATCCCTCGGCGCCGCCGGCCAGCGGCAACACCTCGTCCGGGGTACGGCCGTGACGGGCCGCGACCTGTCCGCGGGCCCGGCGGTCGGCATCGGCGCTCGGATACCTGCCGAGGGCTCCGACCGCGGCGGCGAGCCGGGCCCGCAGCCATTCCGGTGGCCCGTCACCCTGCACGTTGACCGCGAAATCGAGGAGGCCCGGACCGGTCTCGGCGTCGCCGTGGTGCCGCAGTGGCGCGAGCGTGTCCGATCCGAGGTCCATGACCGCCCACCCTACGACGCGGGCCGACCGGGACAATGGCACGGTGACTGATGCGGTGACCGATATCTCGACCCCCCTCGCTCCGGTGCTGTTGTTCGACCTCGACGGCACCCTCACCGATTCCGCGCTCGGCATCCACAACGGGTTCCGACACGCCCTGTCCACGATCGGCCGTCCCGAGCCGACCGCGGCGATGCTGGCGACGGTGATCGGGCCGCCGCTGATCGAGTCGATGCACGCGATGGGCCTCGACGAGCGCGACACCGCCGCCGCCCTGGCCGCGTACTTCGAGCGGTACGACGCCGTCGGCTGGTCGGAGAACGCCGTGTACGACGGTGTCGAGGAGGCGCTGATCGCGGCGCAGGCGTCGGGCGCCCGGCTGGCGGTGGCGACGTCGAAGACGGAGACGTTCGCGATCCGGATCCTCGAGCACTTCGGGCTCGCCGGCTACTTCGAGACGATCGGCGGGGCGAGCCCGGACGGGTCCCGGCGCGCCAAGGCCGACGTCATCGGGCACGTGCTGGGCGGGCTGGGCCTGACCGCGGTCCCGGGCGGCACTCCCGACGTGGTGATGATCGGGGACCGCGAGCACGATGTGCACGGGGCCGCGCACTGGGGCATTCCGACGGTGTTCGTCGAATGGGGGTACGGCTCCCCCGCCGAGGCTGCCGGTGCACGCTGGACGGCCGCGTCGACCGCCGAGCTGACGCGGGTGCTGGCGAGGTGACCTGCAGCGAACCAGTACCGTGGAGGCCGTGGGCAGGCTGAAATTTCTGTTGCGACCGGGATGGTTGGCGTTGGCGGCCGTCGTCGCCGGGTTCGCCTTCATGTGTTTCACGGTGCTGGCACCGTGGCAGCTGGGCAAGAACACCCGGACGTCCGAGCGCAACACCCTGCTCGAGGAGTCGATCGACGCCGACGCGGTCCCGATCGACTCGCTGATCGGCGGTACCGGTCCGGCCCCGCAGGACGAGTGGCGCAAGGTTCTCGCGACCGGAACGTACGTCCCGGACACCGACGTCCTGGTCCGGTTGCGGTCCGTCGGGGATGCACCCGCCTACGAGGTGCTCACGCCGCTGACGTTGACGGACGGGCAGACGATGCTCGTCAATCGTGGTTACGTGCGGCCCGTCCAGGGCACGCAGGCCCCGCCGATTCCGCCGGCCCCGTCCGGGCCGGTGACGGTCGAGGGCCGGATCCGCATGTCGGAGGGCACCGTTCCCGGGAAGGATCCGATCACCGAGTCGGGCACCCGGCAGGTCTACTTCATCGATTCCGGGCAGGTCGGCGCGTTCATCGGCACCGACCTGGTGAACGGGTATCTACAGCTCGACGACGGTCAGCCGGGTGGCCTGGGCACGATCCCGCTGCCGCAGATGGACTCCGGACCGTACCTGTCGTACGGGTTGCAGTGGCTGGCGTTCGGCATCATGGCGCCGTTGGGTCTCGCGTACTTCGTC from Prescottella sp. R16 includes these protein-coding regions:
- a CDS encoding SURF1 family protein gives rise to the protein MGRLKFLLRPGWLALAAVVAGFAFMCFTVLAPWQLGKNTRTSERNTLLEESIDADAVPIDSLIGGTGPAPQDEWRKVLATGTYVPDTDVLVRLRSVGDAPAYEVLTPLTLTDGQTMLVNRGYVRPVQGTQAPPIPPAPSGPVTVEGRIRMSEGTVPGKDPITESGTRQVYFIDSGQVGAFIGTDLVNGYLQLDDGQPGGLGTIPLPQMDSGPYLSYGLQWLAFGIMAPLGLAYFVRAELRERRKARENAVGGAAATPETAPDDIPAVSDIPAVPDVPAVVDGTTPDDEFRLPTKRTLRRKKSDAPAAPLSASEAKLADRYGKR
- a CDS encoding HAD hydrolase-like protein gives rise to the protein MTDAVTDISTPLAPVLLFDLDGTLTDSALGIHNGFRHALSTIGRPEPTAAMLATVIGPPLIESMHAMGLDERDTAAALAAYFERYDAVGWSENAVYDGVEEALIAAQASGARLAVATSKTETFAIRILEHFGLAGYFETIGGASPDGSRRAKADVIGHVLGGLGLTAVPGGTPDVVMIGDREHDVHGAAHWGIPTVFVEWGYGSPAEAAGARWTAASTAELTRVLAR
- a CDS encoding zinc ribbon domain-containing protein, with the translated sequence MNVDPSVQSKLLQLAGVDTESTRLAHRRSTLPEQQEVERLEAERVGRKDAAVAVEIVLDDLDRDIRKLEGEVDAVRQREMRDRKLLEGGTLAPKQLTELQHELGSLERRQSVLEDELLEVMERREASQADHDHAGARLTQVEDEMIDAERRRDDALADLQKAQERCDADRAALIGLFPDELLAIYEKQREQRGVGAALLQARRCGACRIEIDRGEIARIAGTPADVVVRCPECGAIMVRTKESGL
- the cobC gene encoding Rv2231c family pyridoxal phosphate-dependent protein CobC gives rise to the protein MDLGSDTLAPLRHHGDAETGPGLLDFAVNVQGDGPPEWLRARLAAAVGALGRYPSADADRRARGQVAARHGRTPDEVLPLAGGAEGFAMLPRLAPREAALIHPSFTEPELALREAAVPVTHVVLDAPYRLDPAAVPDSADLVVLGNPTNPTSVLHPAADVLALRRPGRIVVVDEAFMDAVPGEPQSVAGLSLPDVLVLRSLTKTWALAGLRCGYALGHPDVLARLTRGRAHWPVGSLQLEAITACSEPHAVAEAAGQARRIAADRDVAVDLLRAAGIDVHTPASAPFLLLRVPGGDRVRTALREHGIAVRRCDTFPGLGPDVLRIAVRPQAMTERLIAVLEEIP
- a CDS encoding Nif3-like dinuclear metal center hexameric protein, with the translated sequence MTTPKTVPTLDDVIAALEAAYPPALAESWDSVGLVAGDPADEVRKVVVAVDATEAVVDEALATGAQLLLVHHPLLLRGVDTVGAHTPKGALLHRLIRGGCALYSAHTNADRADPGVSDALAAALGLVDTRPLVPIPDRATDKWVVTVPATDTVRVREALFAAGAGELGDYRDCSWTVTGDGQFRPMPGANPALGSVGAVEHVREDRVEVIAPRTARTRLLSALRAAHPYEEPAFDVFETVDFPGRRGLGRIGTLPQPTTLRAFTARVADALPRTEWGVRAAGDPDRIVQTVAVCGGSGDSLLATVSRLGADAYVTADLRHHPADEHLRTGGPALVDVAHWASEQPWCAQAKDVLDARFSGVDGWDVRVTDLRTDPWTVACH